Part of the Edaphobacter lichenicola genome, CATATAAGCGCCGGCGGGCAGGATGATGGCGTTCGCGACCAGATACGCGGTCAATACCCACGTGGCCTCGTCCTGCGTAGCGCCCAGACCGCCGGCGATGTGCGGCAGCGCGACGTTGGCGATCGATGAGTCAAGCACCTCCATGAACGTCGCCAGGGTCACCGTCATGGCAATGATCCACGGGTTGATCCGCGGACGCCAGAGGCGTTCGACAGCTGGGTGGTGCTCGGGACTACTCGCTTCAGAGAGCTGGGCCTCGGGGAGGTCGACTACTGTAGCTGCCATGTGTGGAGATTAGATTGTATCGACCAGGCCGGGATTCAGAGAGTTTCGGACAAAATGCTGAGCGGGAGCCGTTTTAAAGCTGTGTCCTGCCGGACGGGCCTCCTACGCGGAGGGCGGTCACTTCGTGACTTGTATACCGCTTCACTTGGCGCTCCCGTTGGTCGCGAGGCAAATGGGGTGCACTGCCACGGACAAGACTGACCGCACAAACGCCCGCTTGAAAATATCTCGCGCTGACCGCTGCCGGTATTATGCTTGCTGGTTTTAGAGCGATCGAATAATTGACGCCGCTATGCTCTCTACTGGAACCGTCTTGCGCTGCGGAGCGTCCCGCGCCGGATCGTAGTAGAGCAGGCGCCCACAGCTCTCGCAGGTCATCATGGTCTCGTCGTTGCCTCGGTCGCGAAGGTCATTCCAGCGCTGCGGCCGAACCATCATCTGACAGGCCATACACTTCTGATTGAGTGCCTCGGCTACGGCCGTTCCCTTCGCCTTTGCGATGCGGTCGTAGGTGGAGAGCGCGGCCTCGCCGATCTCAGCACGCACGGCGATGCGCTTCTCCTCAACCGCAGCCAGCAGTGTCTTATCCGCGGCGATGGTGTCGGTCGCTCGGACTCGCTCGCCCTCCAACGTGGTGGTCGCGTCGGTGACGGCATCGTCCGCGAGTTTTTTCTGCGACTCCAACCCCTCGCTGCGCTCCATGCTCTCGATCTCGGCGTCTTCGAGCTTGCTGATCTCTGCCTGCGCAAAGGCAATCTCGTGCTCGAACGCGGTCACCTGCACGGTCGTCGTGGCGAGGTCCATGTGTTTGCGCGTGCGGTCGATCTTGGCCCTCTGATCCTTCACGTCGGACTCCTGCCGTCGCCGCAGCGCCTCCTCTTTGGCGATCAGGTCGACGATGACTGCGCGCTGACCCTGGAACGCCTTCGCCTTGGCTTCCAGCGCCGCCACGTGTTTCGGCAAAGCCACCATCTCATCGCGAAGCCGTTTGGCCTCGACGTCGTGCGCCTGCAATACGATCAGCTTTTCAAGATCCGGATGCATTTGACGTCTCTCTTTCCACTCACTTCGAT contains:
- a CDS encoding zinc ribbon domain-containing protein translates to MHPDLEKLIVLQAHDVEAKRLRDEMVALPKHVAALEAKAKAFQGQRAVIVDLIAKEEALRRRQESDVKDQRAKIDRTRKHMDLATTTVQVTAFEHEIAFAQAEISKLEDAEIESMERSEGLESQKKLADDAVTDATTTLEGERVRATDTIAADKTLLAAVEEKRIAVRAEIGEAALSTYDRIAKAKGTAVAEALNQKCMACQMMVRPQRWNDLRDRGNDETMMTCESCGRLLYYDPARDAPQRKTVPVESIAASIIRSL